A single region of the Nicotiana sylvestris chromosome 6, ASM39365v2, whole genome shotgun sequence genome encodes:
- the LOC104230688 gene encoding gibberellin 2-beta-dioxygenase 8, whose product MSKSNFESYPPLFRPANIPRLDRDKAETLSKLAVEAANIPVISIDLQCTTSCMSEACRNWGLFRLANHGIPITLLNQIEEHAKKLFSLPYETKKAFFSSSPISYFWGTPALTPSGSAIPQKPNNQQSLQWMEGFNVSLSQLSHLHYQDVLLETFRCLLEEYGKHQSRLATTIFKVLASDLNLGPLQTQSHLSVATGLLRVYRYPRCHEPEGAWGIDVHTDSSVLSIIHQDEVGGLQVYSKDHQWLDVNPLPNTLIVNIGDMLQAMSDDKYMSVKHRVKVNKHKERISIGYFVFPAEDAIIQSTNYKPFTYADFRAQVQHDLKTVGIKTGLQKFKFTTQIS is encoded by the exons ATGTCCAAATCTAACTTTGAATCGTACCCTCCATTGTTTCGCCCAGCAAACATCCCAAGGTTGGACAGAGATAAAGCAGAGACACTATCAAAGTTAGCAGTGGAGGCTGCTAATATCCCTGTGATATCGATTGACTTACAATGCACAACAAGCTGTATGAGCGAAGCGTGTAGAAATTGGGGATTATTTCGTTTGGCGAACCATGGTATTCCAATTACGCTGTTGAACCAAATTGAAGAACATGCTAAAAAGCTCTTCTCTCTGCCCTATGAAACTAAAAAAGCCTTCTTCTCAAGCAGCCCTATATCCTACTTTTGGGGTACCCCTGCTCTAACTCCTTCTGGATCTGCTATACCACAAAAACCAAATAATCAGCAGAGCCTACAATGGATGGAAGGATTCAATGTTTCTTTATCTCAATTATCACATCTTCATTATCAAGATGTATTGCTCGAAACTTTcag ATGCTTGCTAGAAGAATATGGGAAACATCAAAGTAGGCTGGCTACGACAATATTCAAGGTTTTGGCATCAGACCTGAACCTGGGACCATTACAGACTCAGTCTCATCTCTCAGTAGCCACTGGTTTACTGAGGGTGTATCGTTACCCTCGTTGCCACGAGCCAGAAGGAGCGTGGGGGATTGACGTGCACACAGATAGCTCAGTCCTCTCCATTATTCACCAAGATGAAGTTGGAGGCCTTCAAGTTTACAGCAAAGATCATCAATGGCTTGACGTCAATCCTCTTCCCAATACACTAATTGTCAATATTGGTGACATGTTGCAG GCAATGAGTGATGACAAGTATATGAGCGTGAAGCATAGAGTGAAGGTGAACAAACACAAAGAGAGAATATCAATAGGTTATTTTGTATTCCCTGCCGAAGATGCTATCATTCAAAGCACAAACTACAAGCCCTTTACCTACGCCGATTTTCGAGCACAAGTTCAACATGATTTGAAGACAGTAGGCATCAAGACTGGTCTCCAGAAATTCAAGTTTACTACTCAAATCTCTTAA